A single region of the Devosia sp. FJ2-5-3 genome encodes:
- a CDS encoding class 1 fructose-bisphosphatase, translating to MTSLAQWLETQTDDRELASVLVSMAQSGAEIADVLRAAPIEGQTGLAGATNVQGEAQKALDIISNDIVLKHIEQNAAVSILISEELDEAVQMENQGRFIVATDPLDGSSNLDVNVTVGTIFSVLPAAGGMLQKGTAQLAAGYVAYGPATSLVVRINGPVAVFTLDGTGEWVLTVAAAKVPEASGEFAINTARERFWDDATRGYVSESVAGETGPAGKRYNMRWVGSMVADIHRILMRGGIFLYPLDSETVSKGGRLRLLYEANPMAWLVEGAGGASTTGMQGILEVAPTGIHQRVPVILGSVEEVRRVEGFYRENTPT from the coding sequence ATGACCAGTCTTGCCCAATGGCTCGAAACGCAGACCGATGACCGGGAGCTGGCCAGCGTGCTTGTCAGCATGGCTCAATCCGGGGCGGAAATCGCTGATGTTCTGCGTGCGGCGCCCATCGAAGGGCAGACCGGACTGGCCGGGGCGACCAATGTGCAGGGCGAGGCGCAAAAGGCCCTCGATATCATCTCAAACGATATTGTTCTCAAGCACATAGAGCAGAATGCGGCGGTTTCGATTCTGATCTCCGAGGAGCTAGATGAAGCCGTTCAGATGGAGAATCAGGGGCGGTTCATCGTCGCCACCGATCCGCTCGATGGATCTTCAAACCTCGACGTAAACGTCACTGTGGGCACGATTTTTTCGGTGCTGCCGGCGGCGGGCGGGATGTTGCAGAAAGGCACGGCCCAGCTGGCTGCCGGCTATGTCGCCTATGGGCCGGCGACCAGCCTCGTCGTGCGGATCAACGGGCCGGTGGCGGTGTTTACGCTGGATGGCACGGGAGAGTGGGTGTTGACGGTGGCGGCCGCGAAGGTGCCGGAGGCCTCGGGCGAATTTGCCATCAATACGGCGCGCGAGCGGTTCTGGGATGATGCGACGCGGGGCTATGTCAGCGAAAGCGTGGCGGGGGAAACCGGGCCGGCGGGCAAGCGCTACAATATGCGCTGGGTGGGCTCGATGGTGGCCGACATCCACCGCATCCTCATGCGCGGGGGGATTTTTCTCTATCCGCTCGACAGCGAGACAGTGAGCAAGGGCGGGCGGCTGCGGCTGCTCTATGAGGCCAACCCAATGGCGTGGCTGGTGGAGGGCGCCGGGGGCGCTTCGACCACGGGGATGCAAGGGATTCTGGAGGTGGCGCCGACGGGAATCCATCAGCGCGTTCCGGTGATCTTGGGGTCAGTGGAGGAAGTGCGGCGGGTGGAGGGGTTTTATAGGGAGAATACCCCCACCTAA
- a CDS encoding flavin reductase family protein, which yields MTMADFDLPDTMALRPSRRPPVGRSEFRAVMAGMASTVCVVAARRGDEMVGRTVTSVLSLSATPPALLVSIDIVSRLADLIAKTGGFSLAMLASGQTEIADAFAGKIEPEHRFGLGRWGKWPSGHPKLVGAVTTLDCDVIGSMETGTHVLFAGAIVEAETSTERMPLVWQRHGYHGLSARDGE from the coding sequence ATGACAATGGCTGATTTCGACCTTCCCGACACCATGGCCCTGCGCCCCAGCCGGCGCCCGCCCGTGGGCAGGAGCGAGTTCCGCGCCGTGATGGCCGGAATGGCCTCGACGGTCTGCGTGGTTGCCGCAAGACGCGGCGACGAGATGGTTGGCCGCACGGTGACCTCGGTATTGTCGCTATCGGCGACGCCGCCGGCTCTTCTGGTGTCCATAGACATCGTCAGCCGTCTTGCCGATCTGATCGCCAAGACCGGTGGCTTTTCACTGGCCATGCTGGCGAGCGGACAGACCGAGATTGCCGACGCCTTTGCGGGCAAGATCGAGCCGGAGCACCGATTTGGCCTCGGCCGGTGGGGCAAATGGCCATCGGGACACCCCAAATTGGTGGGCGCGGTGACGACGCTCGATTGCGATGTCATCGGTTCGATGGAAACGGGGACGCATGTGCTGTTCGCCGGCGCCATTGTCGAGGCGGAGACCAGCACGGAGCGGATGCCGCTGGTGTGGCAGAGGCACGGATATCATGGGCTCAGCGCCCGGGACGGCGAATAA
- a CDS encoding family 43 glycosylhydrolase: MSAPVYRDPIEDGAADPTVIRREGTNEWWMFYTNRRANAGGEGFSWIHGSPIGVAVSSDDGASWTYKGTVKGLDAPGNDGLNTHWAPEVIFAEGRYHMFLSYIKGVPTHWKVPRTITHFVSDDLENWERVGPLKLSSSNCIDACVFRSPEGIWRMWYKDEGQGSSTWSATSPDMMTWTLEGEVLPGSPEAPPHEGPNVFEMGGFYWLITDEWRGQAVYRSDDTLKWTRQGTIAGEPGEDPLDQKFARHADVVVTGESAVMYYFTHAEWDETKNPSAGPPDARSRATAVHQARLWVEDGVLKCDRNIPLGQPVLAGG; the protein is encoded by the coding sequence ATGAGTGCGCCGGTATATCGGGATCCGATTGAGGATGGGGCGGCGGATCCGACGGTGATCCGGCGGGAAGGCACCAATGAGTGGTGGATGTTTTATACCAATCGCCGGGCCAATGCCGGGGGCGAGGGGTTTTCGTGGATCCATGGCTCGCCGATCGGGGTCGCGGTTTCGAGTGATGACGGGGCGAGCTGGACCTACAAGGGCACGGTGAAGGGGCTCGATGCGCCGGGGAATGACGGGCTCAATACGCATTGGGCGCCGGAGGTGATTTTCGCCGAGGGGCGCTATCACATGTTCCTCAGCTATATCAAAGGGGTGCCGACGCATTGGAAAGTGCCGCGCACCATCACCCATTTCGTCAGCGACGATCTCGAAAACTGGGAGCGGGTGGGACCGCTGAAATTGTCGAGCAGCAATTGCATCGATGCCTGTGTGTTCCGTTCGCCGGAGGGGATCTGGCGGATGTGGTACAAGGATGAAGGCCAGGGCTCGAGCACCTGGAGCGCCACCAGCCCGGACATGATGACGTGGACGCTGGAAGGCGAAGTGCTGCCGGGATCGCCTGAGGCGCCGCCGCATGAAGGGCCGAACGTCTTCGAAATGGGCGGCTTCTATTGGCTGATCACGGACGAATGGCGGGGCCAGGCGGTCTACCGGTCGGATGACACGCTCAAATGGACACGACAGGGGACTATCGCCGGGGAGCCCGGAGAGGACCCGCTGGACCAGAAGTTTGCGCGGCATGCCGATGTGGTGGTCACCGGCGAGAGCGCGGTGATGTATTACTTCACCCATGCCGAATGGGACGAGACCAAGAACCCATCGGCCGGGCCGCCGGATGCGCGCTCGCGTGCCACCGCGGTGCATCAGGCAAGGCTATGGGTCGAAGACGGCGTGCTCAAATGCGACCGGAATATCCCCTTGGGGCAGCCGGTTCTGGCGGGCGGCTAA
- a CDS encoding NAD-glutamate dehydrogenase yields the protein MADKYMQGFIEKANMFAGQDESLALFLDAALRATDPDDLARQDGARFLAVLQQSHARLISGGSDETRIYATPPETPGAPLVLDVISPDMPFIVDSVLAALRAMGGVIRLMAHPVVHLGPEGLVDNGGAPLSVLHIHSDPIADIEALRAEIATTLRDVARAVGDWRPMLETVRSAMSGLEGLRPALRDEPMRFLEWLTEHNFTFLGTCEYRLDGESLVPLPESGLGVLRDPGMKVLRLGSDYVDSTPELVAFLKTAEPLLVTKANVRSRVHRRVHMDYLGIKRYGDDGKVIGELRVVGLFTAQALATPHTDVPLIRRKIAEVMRKSGLDPRGHAGRTLLSALDSYPRDELFQIEVEQLAEFAEAIAALYDRPKVRVLPRIDRFDNFVSVLVFVPRDRYDSAVRSRITRSLAQIYEGRVSAYYPNFPEGELVRLHVIIGRIHGKTPNPSRAELEARIEALTRDFSDLLVAEAPDPGAISDYRSAFSAAYQSRKSVGEALEDISVFRALQERGGIAIQLRARNGAEGALGIKFYKQAGAIPLSERVPMLEHFGFRVIDERTYTLVPRDGVERYLHDMVMETANGAVLDVDARADAIESGLMAVWTGAAESDQLNSLVTLAGLGWTDAALLRALSRYLRQVGTSYSQRYIAQVMVNQAASARALVALFNALHDPAVRDREAAAEAARSEIAAQLETISSLDEDTIIRRFQNLIEAVLRTNAFQRDAEGNRRPALALKFDSSKIEGMAAPRPYREISVYSPRVEGVHLRFGAIARGGLRWSDRPEDFRTEVLGLVKAQQVKNAVIVPVGAKGGFVPKRLVPGMSREAYMAEGTESYRIFIGSLLDVTDNLIDGHLVPPDQIVRRDGDDPYLVVAADKGTASFSDTANAIAIERGFWLGDAFASGGSAGYDHKGMGITARGGWEAVKRHFREMNRDIQREPFTVAGVGDMSGDVFGNGMLLSQQIRLQAAFDHRDIFIDPEPDAARSFAERQRLFALPRSSWQDYDKGLISRGGGVFSRSLKSIPLSAEIKALLKLDQEHATPAEVIRAILKAQVDLLWFGGIGTYIRGADEDNASVGDRANDAIRVTGAEVRAKVVGEGANLGVTQKGRIDFALKGGRIETDAIDNSAGVNSSDLEVNIKIALASVVAAGTLDAEARREFLASMTDEVAALCLRNNYLQTLALSLAQQAGVGELPDHRALIETLEARGLLDRAVEYLPSDATLNARAEQGKGLVRPELAVILAYAKLTLFDDLLAGSAIDAPYLAGELYRYFPETLNRTYPEAVAGHRLKREVIATVLANAIINRGGPAFVTEMTAATSASAGEVALAYAAVRDVYGLTALNAEVDALDGVVPGAVQLALYGQIAALLKRETLWFLRNGNVTTDIEALVARHRAGVDQLRAVRDQVAGAGVSDAIAARARGMVTHGVPEALALRIAELPVIGNGSDIVLVAERAGVAIEAAGRAYFGVAGLFDIFSIMDAGRGMVLADRYERMALDRALANLNRALRDLTSDVLAAGGLDNWRDQHQAAIARTVGAVGDLVHGTATVSRLSVAAGLLADLAREG from the coding sequence ATGGCGGACAAATACATGCAGGGATTTATCGAGAAGGCGAACATGTTTGCCGGACAGGATGAGAGCCTAGCGCTTTTCCTGGACGCGGCGCTTCGCGCCACCGATCCCGATGATCTTGCCCGTCAGGACGGCGCGCGTTTTCTCGCGGTGCTGCAGCAGAGCCATGCCCGCCTGATCAGCGGGGGTTCGGACGAGACGCGCATTTATGCAACGCCGCCGGAAACACCCGGGGCGCCGCTGGTTCTGGACGTGATTTCCCCGGACATGCCGTTCATCGTCGACAGCGTTCTGGCGGCATTGCGCGCCATGGGTGGCGTGATCCGGCTGATGGCGCACCCGGTGGTGCATCTGGGTCCGGAGGGCCTGGTCGACAATGGCGGCGCGCCGCTCAGCGTGCTGCATATTCACAGCGACCCCATTGCCGATATCGAGGCGCTGCGCGCCGAAATCGCCACGACGCTGCGCGATGTGGCCCGCGCGGTGGGCGACTGGCGGCCCATGCTCGAGACGGTGCGCAGCGCGATGAGCGGGCTTGAGGGCCTGCGCCCTGCCCTGCGCGACGAGCCGATGCGGTTTCTCGAATGGCTGACCGAGCACAATTTTACCTTCCTGGGCACGTGCGAATATCGCCTCGACGGCGAGAGCCTCGTGCCGCTGCCCGAGAGCGGGCTGGGCGTCTTGCGCGACCCGGGAATGAAGGTGCTGCGGCTTGGCAGCGACTATGTCGACAGTACGCCCGAACTGGTGGCCTTCCTCAAGACGGCAGAGCCGCTGCTGGTGACCAAGGCCAATGTGCGCAGCCGGGTGCATCGGCGGGTGCACATGGATTATCTCGGCATCAAGCGCTATGGCGACGATGGCAAGGTTATCGGGGAGCTGCGCGTGGTCGGGCTGTTTACGGCCCAGGCGCTGGCGACGCCGCATACCGACGTGCCGCTGATCCGGCGCAAGATTGCCGAAGTGATGCGCAAATCGGGCCTCGACCCGCGCGGCCATGCGGGGCGGACGCTGCTCAGCGCGCTCGACAGCTATCCGCGGGATGAGCTTTTCCAGATCGAGGTCGAGCAGCTGGCCGAATTTGCCGAGGCCATTGCGGCGCTCTATGACCGGCCGAAAGTGCGGGTTCTGCCGCGCATCGACCGGTTCGACAATTTCGTCTCGGTGCTCGTCTTCGTGCCGCGCGATCGCTACGACAGCGCCGTGCGCTCGCGCATCACGCGCAGCCTTGCGCAGATCTACGAGGGGCGGGTTTCGGCCTATTATCCCAATTTCCCGGAAGGCGAACTGGTCCGGCTGCATGTGATCATCGGGCGCATTCACGGCAAGACGCCGAACCCGTCGCGGGCAGAGCTGGAGGCGCGGATCGAGGCGCTGACGCGCGATTTCTCCGATCTCCTTGTGGCGGAGGCGCCCGACCCAGGTGCGATCAGCGATTATCGCTCGGCCTTCTCGGCGGCCTACCAGTCGCGGAAAAGCGTGGGCGAGGCACTGGAGGATATTTCGGTTTTCCGTGCGCTGCAGGAGCGCGGCGGCATCGCCATCCAGTTGCGGGCCCGGAATGGCGCCGAGGGCGCGCTGGGGATCAAATTCTACAAGCAGGCCGGGGCCATTCCGCTCAGCGAGCGCGTGCCCATGCTTGAACATTTCGGCTTCCGGGTGATCGACGAGCGCACCTATACGCTGGTGCCGCGCGACGGGGTGGAGCGGTATCTGCACGACATGGTGATGGAAACGGCCAATGGCGCAGTGCTCGATGTGGACGCGCGGGCGGACGCCATCGAGAGCGGGCTGATGGCGGTATGGACCGGGGCGGCGGAGAGCGATCAGCTGAACAGCCTCGTGACCCTGGCAGGGTTGGGCTGGACCGACGCGGCGCTGCTGCGGGCGTTGTCGCGTTACCTGCGGCAGGTGGGGACCTCCTATTCGCAGCGCTATATCGCCCAGGTGATGGTCAACCAGGCGGCTTCGGCGCGGGCGCTGGTGGCGCTGTTCAACGCGCTGCATGATCCGGCTGTCAGAGACCGGGAGGCCGCGGCCGAAGCAGCGCGGTCGGAGATTGCGGCCCAGCTCGAGACGATTTCCTCGCTCGACGAAGACACGATCATCCGGCGGTTCCAGAACCTGATCGAGGCAGTGCTGCGCACCAATGCGTTCCAGCGGGACGCAGAAGGCAACCGCCGGCCGGCGCTGGCGCTCAAATTCGACAGCTCAAAAATCGAGGGGATGGCGGCGCCCCGGCCCTATCGGGAGATTTCGGTCTATTCGCCGCGGGTCGAAGGCGTGCATTTGCGCTTTGGCGCCATTGCGCGCGGCGGATTGCGCTGGTCGGACCGGCCGGAGGATTTCCGCACCGAGGTGCTGGGGCTGGTGAAGGCGCAGCAGGTGAAGAATGCCGTCATTGTTCCGGTGGGCGCCAAGGGTGGGTTCGTGCCCAAGCGGCTGGTGCCGGGGATGAGCCGCGAGGCCTATATGGCCGAGGGGACGGAAAGCTATCGCATCTTCATCGGCTCGCTGCTGGATGTGACCGACAATCTCATCGACGGTCATCTCGTGCCGCCGGATCAAATCGTGCGGCGGGATGGGGACGATCCCTATCTGGTGGTGGCGGCCGACAAGGGCACGGCGAGCTTTTCGGACACTGCCAATGCCATTGCCATCGAGCGCGGGTTCTGGCTGGGGGATGCCTTCGCTTCGGGCGGATCGGCGGGCTATGACCACAAGGGCATGGGCATTACCGCGCGCGGCGGCTGGGAGGCGGTGAAGCGGCATTTCCGCGAGATGAACCGCGATATCCAGCGCGAACCCTTCACCGTGGCGGGTGTCGGAGACATGAGCGGGGACGTGTTCGGCAATGGCATGCTGCTCAGCCAACAGATCCGGCTGCAGGCGGCATTCGACCACCGCGATATCTTCATCGACCCCGAGCCGGATGCGGCGCGCAGTTTTGCGGAGCGCCAGCGGCTCTTCGCCCTGCCCCGGTCGAGCTGGCAGGACTATGACAAGGGACTGATTTCGAGGGGTGGCGGGGTGTTCTCGCGCAGCCTCAAATCCATCCCACTCAGCGCCGAAATAAAGGCGCTGCTCAAGCTGGATCAGGAGCACGCGACGCCGGCCGAAGTGATCCGCGCCATATTGAAGGCGCAGGTGGATCTGCTCTGGTTCGGTGGCATCGGCACCTATATTCGCGGCGCGGACGAAGACAATGCGAGCGTGGGGGACCGGGCCAATGACGCCATTCGCGTCACCGGGGCCGAAGTGCGCGCCAAAGTGGTTGGCGAAGGCGCCAATCTGGGCGTGACGCAAAAGGGGCGCATCGACTTTGCGCTGAAGGGCGGGCGCATCGAAACCGACGCGATCGACAATTCGGCCGGGGTGAACTCCTCGGACCTCGAGGTCAATATCAAGATCGCGCTGGCGTCGGTGGTGGCCGCGGGCACACTCGACGCGGAGGCGAGACGAGAATTCCTCGCCAGCATGACCGACGAGGTGGCGGCGCTGTGTCTGCGCAATAATTACCTGCAGACGTTGGCCCTGTCGCTGGCCCAGCAGGCGGGCGTGGGCGAGTTGCCGGACCACCGCGCCCTCATCGAAACGCTGGAGGCGCGGGGGCTGCTCGACCGGGCGGTGGAATATCTGCCCAGCGATGCCACGCTGAATGCGCGCGCCGAACAGGGCAAGGGGCTGGTACGGCCGGAACTGGCGGTGATCCTCGCCTATGCCAAGTTGACGCTGTTCGATGATCTCCTCGCAGGCAGCGCCATCGACGCGCCCTATCTGGCGGGCGAGCTCTACCGCTATTTCCCCGAAACGCTGAACCGGACCTATCCGGAGGCCGTGGCCGGGCACAGGCTGAAGCGGGAAGTGATTGCGACCGTGCTGGCCAATGCCATCATCAATCGCGGCGGGCCGGCCTTTGTCACCGAGATGACGGCGGCGACCAGCGCCAGCGCGGGCGAAGTGGCGCTGGCCTATGCGGCGGTGCGAGACGTCTATGGGCTGACGGCGCTCAATGCGGAGGTCGACGCGTTGGACGGTGTGGTGCCGGGCGCAGTGCAATTGGCGCTTTACGGGCAGATTGCGGCCCTGCTCAAGCGCGAGACCCTGTGGTTCCTGCGCAATGGCAATGTCACCACCGACATCGAGGCTCTGGTAGCGCGGCATCGGGCCGGCGTCGATCAATTGCGCGCCGTGCGGGATCAGGTTGCCGGAGCGGGTGTTTCCGATGCCATCGCGGCACGGGCAAGAGGCATGGTGACCCATGGCGTGCCCGAGGCACTGGCCCTGCGGATCGCCGAATTGCCGGTGATCGGCAATGGCAGCGATATCGTGCTGGTGGCCGAGCGGGCGGGTGTTGCGATCGAAGCAGCGGGGCGGGCCTATTTCGGCGTGGCCGGGCTGTTCGATATATTCAGCATCATGGACGCTGGGCGCGGCATGGTGCTGGCGGACCGCTATGAGCGCATGGCGCTCGACCGGGCTCTGGCCAATCTCAACCGGGCGCTGCGCGATTTGACATCGGACGTGCTGGCGGCAGGCGGGTTGGACAATTGGCGCGATCAGCATCAGGCGGCGATTGCGCGGACTGTCGGGGCCGTCGGAGATCTGGTGCACGGGACCGCGACGGTATCGCGGCTCAGCGTGGCGGCGGGACTGCTGGCGGATCTGGCGCGGGAGGGGTGA
- a CDS encoding type II toxin-antitoxin system RelE/ParE family toxin, with the protein MKIAWTRVALRDIDAIQDYVAQDSPRAAYQLAQGLVQRTTDTLGAAPMAGRLGRAQGTRELVFPDLPYIVVYRVTNMVEVLAVMHGARIWPDDFA; encoded by the coding sequence ATGAAGATTGCCTGGACGCGCGTTGCCCTGAGGGACATCGATGCCATCCAGGATTATGTCGCTCAGGATAGTCCACGGGCCGCCTACCAGCTTGCACAGGGATTGGTGCAACGCACCACAGATACGTTGGGCGCAGCTCCGATGGCCGGACGATTGGGACGGGCGCAAGGCACCCGCGAACTCGTTTTCCCTGACTTGCCCTATATCGTCGTCTATCGCGTCACAAACATGGTCGAAGTGCTCGCTGTAATGCATGGCGCCCGTATCTGGCCTGACGATTTCGCCTAG
- a CDS encoding superoxide dismutase, with protein sequence MSFTLPALPYSVSALADAGMSQETLELHHGKHHQAYVTALNGFVEKYPELAGKSLEEIVLFAKDKADMAPVFNNAGQHWNHIHFWNALSPNGGKLPGKLEAKIVEDFGSVDAFKESFKTAATTQFGSGWAWLVLGTDGKLKTTKTANGSNPLATGEGKALLGLDVWEHSYYVDFRNRRPDYVSNFLDKLANYEFAEANLA encoded by the coding sequence ATGAGCTTTACGCTACCCGCCCTACCCTATTCCGTTTCTGCTCTGGCCGATGCCGGCATGAGCCAGGAGACGCTCGAGCTGCACCATGGCAAGCATCACCAAGCCTATGTGACGGCGCTCAACGGATTCGTGGAAAAATATCCCGAGCTCGCGGGCAAGTCGCTCGAAGAAATCGTGCTGTTCGCCAAGGATAAGGCCGACATGGCCCCGGTGTTCAACAATGCCGGCCAGCACTGGAACCACATCCATTTCTGGAACGCGCTGTCGCCCAATGGCGGCAAGCTGCCGGGCAAGCTCGAAGCCAAGATCGTGGAAGATTTCGGTTCGGTGGACGCCTTCAAGGAGAGCTTCAAGACCGCCGCCACCACCCAGTTCGGATCGGGTTGGGCCTGGCTGGTGCTGGGCACCGATGGCAAGCTCAAGACCACCAAGACCGCCAATGGCTCGAACCCGCTGGCAACAGGCGAAGGCAAGGCGCTGCTGGGTCTCGACGTGTGGGAGCACAGCTATTACGTCGATTTCCGCAATCGTCGGCCGGACTATGTGAGCAATTTCCTCGACAAGCTGGCGAACTATGAGTTTGCCGAAGCCAATCTGGCTTAA
- a CDS encoding metalloregulator ArsR/SmtB family transcription factor — translation MRLKMHGTLSAAALGQHLGTTGEAARQQLLRLAEEGLVEARSLSAGVGRPTQQWSLTAAAQARFPDTHAALTVQLLDIVRSQLGEGALDTIIATREAETRQAYEGAVANATDLKDRVAALADLRSREGYMAEWSEQPDGTLLLIENHCPICAAATACQGFCRAELEVFRAVIGPGATVERSEHIVSGGRRCTYTITEEPAS, via the coding sequence ATGCGTCTCAAGATGCATGGCACCCTGTCGGCCGCCGCGTTGGGCCAGCATCTGGGCACGACCGGCGAAGCTGCCCGCCAGCAATTGCTGCGCCTGGCCGAAGAAGGCCTCGTCGAAGCGCGCAGCCTCTCGGCCGGGGTCGGTCGTCCAACCCAGCAATGGAGTTTGACCGCCGCGGCCCAGGCCCGCTTCCCGGACACTCATGCGGCGCTCACCGTGCAATTGCTCGATATCGTGCGCAGCCAATTGGGGGAGGGCGCCCTCGATACCATCATTGCCACCCGCGAGGCCGAAACCCGCCAGGCCTATGAAGGGGCGGTGGCCAATGCCACCGATCTCAAGGACCGTGTCGCCGCCCTGGCCGATCTGCGCAGCCGCGAAGGCTATATGGCCGAGTGGTCCGAACAGCCCGATGGCACACTGCTACTGATCGAAAATCACTGCCCCATCTGCGCCGCCGCCACGGCCTGCCAGGGCTTCTGCCGGGCCGAACTCGAAGTTTTCCGCGCCGTCATCGGGCCCGGCGCCACGGTGGAGCGCAGCGAGCACATCGTCAGCGGTGGGCGCCGCTGCACCTACACCATTACCGAAGAGCCAGCATCATGA
- a CDS encoding group III truncated hemoglobin, with amino-acid sequence MSVPDRPPLGTRLTRIGWETPEGLDQPMVRAVVDEFYGRARRDPLIGPVFNRVIPEAHWPAHLDTITEFWNSMLLGTGTYNGRPMPKHMAIPELDDAHFMRWLRLFRETVEELCPPDIAALFIERSERIGNSFRMNIAMRRGDDITLMGPLKRERNPGWTPTKT; translated from the coding sequence ATGAGCGTCCCCGACCGTCCCCCATTGGGCACGCGCCTCACCCGCATCGGCTGGGAAACACCTGAAGGCCTCGACCAGCCCATGGTCCGCGCCGTCGTCGATGAATTCTATGGCCGCGCCCGCCGCGATCCCCTGATCGGCCCCGTGTTCAACCGCGTCATTCCCGAAGCGCACTGGCCGGCCCATCTCGACACCATCACCGAATTCTGGAATTCCATGCTGCTCGGCACCGGCACCTATAATGGCCGCCCCATGCCCAAGCACATGGCCATACCCGAGCTCGACGACGCCCATTTCATGCGCTGGCTGCGCCTCTTTCGCGAAACGGTGGAAGAACTCTGCCCGCCCGATATTGCCGCGCTCTTCATCGAGCGCTCGGAGCGCATCGGCAATTCCTTCCGCATGAACATCGCCATGCGCCGCGGCGACGACATCACCCTGATGGGCCCGCTCAAGCGCGAGCGCAATCCCGGCTGGACACCGACTAAGACTTAG
- a CDS encoding transcriptional regulator: MSIVLDIPDILRDRVEAIAKRSNLTPSQVISDALQHGHSLEWQERFLARVDAGRDDADKGNFANDDELARVVGKYRPS, translated from the coding sequence ATGAGCATCGTTCTGGACATACCCGACATCCTCCGCGATCGCGTGGAGGCGATTGCGAAGCGGTCGAATTTGACCCCCTCGCAGGTCATTTCGGACGCCTTGCAGCACGGTCATTCGCTTGAGTGGCAGGAACGCTTTCTCGCCCGAGTCGATGCCGGCCGCGATGACGCCGACAAGGGAAACTTCGCCAATGACGACGAATTGGCACGCGTCGTTGGAAAATACCGACCAAGCTGA